The Anticarsia gemmatalis isolate Benzon Research Colony breed Stoneville strain chromosome 1, ilAntGemm2 primary, whole genome shotgun sequence sequence aaataaaaatcatttgtaTTTGCATCTTAGGTTTAAGTTTTTGGTTCAATAGCAAAATTTTGATGGCAGGAAATGCAATATCTTTAACTAACTTTAACTCAGATTACGCTTCATAATTAATAGTATTGAGCCTTTCAGCGCGTCACGTAGTAAATGTATCCTTTCGGTAAATTAATTACACCAAGTTTTACtgcataaataaatcaaattaacaGAAAGTGCGTGTCTACGGTTCTAGTAAGTAAATTAATTCTCTGTAAATATTTTGGCACAATATTTacacgaaataaattaaatattcgttAGTTTTCCGAAGTTACACCAGctattatctgggggcacggaagtgcccccgcaagtcgagcaaaaaaaaagcggcacggccgtaacatccttttctcgaagcaataaGTTTTTACAAGTAAATAGTTTGGAACAACTTATTCTAACTATTCTAAATGGAGTTGAAACAGAATGTTTTGGGGGTATCTCATCAAATACTATAAATTACGTAGACTAGACGACACAGTCATAAAATGTCGTGTATTAGAAAAACTTTGTCCCGCAAAACCGCGAAAGTGTGTAATAAACGTGGGTAACTTGGTACAGAGATGGATTAGGAACTTatgtagaagaaaataatacatttattctgTAATTTTTTAAGTCATTCCGACTTCAGCATAGTTGGAGAAAAGCTCGGTTgaaaaaaatcatttgtttcGTGATGTCTGGTAGATTTTATTTGAggatttaatattgatattttcacAGATAAATGTATGGGGAGTCTAATAACAACGATATTGACTTTGGTTTATTTGACTTTTGCCTACACTTTTCCTAATTATTGTCACAAAGTCGTTTccttttaagtttttatttttttctgtttaagttTTTCTTGTTGTTTTTCTGAGTGTCGACTGTTCTTATCAGTAGATTTTATGAGCCGAGACGAGTATTTTAAACTGTTACTTTATTGCAAGAAATTGTATCTCCGTTTACCTACTAAAAACTGATTCCAAAGAATTGCATGTTTTAAATTACAGACTAACTGTTTTAATGTGCTTCGTTTTCAGTCTAATAGTTTAAAATAGTCAGCATTTTAACAATAGCTCGGAAGGACGAAGTTtgaatttaattgcaaaacagtGTCAAGGCTTTTCTTTGATCGCTTTATAATTGTTTGATATCGTGGAAGAAATGTTTCTAATTTGATTAGTTCGCTTTCCGTTACTAGTAGAAGTTTTATGGATTATACCTTTGCGAGTTAGTCAGTTAGACGCTTAGTCATAGGAAAGTCACAGATAAAAATTTGCTACTATGACTATctactatatatattatatattcatttGAGTTTCGACATGTACTCGTACCTATTCATATCATATTGCAATGCTGATGACGCGTTCTACCCTGTAAATCAAACGCCAGTACTCCGTCAGTAAAAAAGATCCCAAGCACCAAAACCTACCATATTTTTCAACCCTTTAACAACTTAATACCAACTCCGCCCCTGTACAGAATCATGTGGACGCACGCAATTCGCAACGAGCAACTACTAAAGAAAGATTACTTCGTATACCCGACTGTATCCgtataatgtattatattgtataataatgtcccGTGAAGAATTATGTCCCATTTATAAACGATAATGATTAGGGTTGGAAGGCTATTGAGGAACAAATtgctactactatcgactattgataAATGTTGCGTGAAAATGTATTGGCGCCTCTAGCATGCTTagcaaaaactagtttattttccAGTAACTTTACCCCCAAGATTCTAATCTCTGTATCTGCTGAACTTCTACGTAAAGTTTTATGCTTCTGTAGCCAAGTCAATTAACGCAACTTGTCtaaaatttcgtatgaaaaactTGATGATTGCGCCTAGTGTGTTTTGTAAGAAATGTTATCTTTTCAAGTATTGTTATTGTGAGCCTATAGACAATTTCAATTGTCAAGTGAGAAAACCTTTGCATATGCTACAGCTCTACGTGATGTTATGTGTGATATAAAGAAAATTGCCATAACTTTCTTTTGCCTATATTATTTCAGATTAAGTCTTTTCAAATGAATAACAAAAGTATTCATTTGAAAAGACTCATGCTTTTACaataaaagaaatgtttaaaatatgtcaAATGCCGAAAGCTCTAGTTTTTCTTTCGTTACAACCCTAAATTAATGATCATCGTCAAACATtacttgaatttattttgcAAGCGATTTTCAATTGCATTGTTAAAAAGTACTTTGGGAAACATAGTATCGAGTTGTAGAACGTCtgccattttatttattaggtttattaACGATAGAGCTTGGTAGTGGTTCTTTTTACTACTGATAACGTTAGGAAAAATTGTTATTTCCGTTTGTActatacttactttaaatttCTGAGTAGGGGAGTAAAAGTCACACAATATGTTCGTTTCGTGCTTGTTCTTTTAATTGGCTCtatcttaaaaaaatcactAAATTAAACATTGTTCAAATAATCTTTACTCGAAATGACGTTAAGGATGATACCTACCTTAgtcttaaaaactttattattactaacgTCTTCAGGTCATGCTATTAAAAGTAAAGAGGTCTCTAAGAAAAAATAGTTTCTCAAACTTCCAAAACacataaatgaaaaagaaaaccaattttaaacacataattCTTCTAACATATAACAAAATTTGCTAATAAAGATTTTCCAGTGGCAAATATTCCTTTTCTTTTATTGTTCTAAAAATTTGCATACCATCTGGTGGAATTTAGATAAGCGCCTAATATTTCTGTGACATCTCTGTAACCTAAATTCGCAAATAAAcgttgatttgatttgatttgttcCTTcttcaaaattgaataaaatcaaCTATGATAAATATCTATCCAACTCACAGGGCATCGACCAGAGTACGTTCCGCGACGTGATGCACAACACCTTCGACTTGGTCACCGAAGAAGCTATCCTCGAACGCATGTGGATGACCTGGGAGCGCGGCGCGGCTGGTGGTGAGGGGTCTCTGAGGTTCGAGTCCTGGGTGAGAGGTCTCAGTGTGTTGCTGCGAGGGAATGTGGAGGAGAGGAGGCTGTACTGCTTTAAAGTTTATGACCTGAATAATGACGGGTATATTACTAGGGATGAGATGTTTTCTTTACTGAGGTGAGTACCACGTAACTAGATCTCTTATTTAAGGCATTGGTTTGTTTGAGTAGTGTATTGATATTTCTGTAGATTAAGGAGTAATTTAGTCCCTTCCTAGTTCTAATAAACTTATAAGTACACTTAAGGAATTATATACATACCCCAaatgaatatattaatttacaagGTTCATAATTCTACGAATGTTTTGCGCGATAAAGCtggagaaatattttttagacaaatattaatcaattttaagagatgcttatatttttagaaaattggcATACAATGTTTTAAGTATTGCGACTGTTTTAGGAATGCTTTATTAAAACAACCGGGTGATGAAGATCCTGATGAGGGAGTAAGAGATTTGGTAGAGCTGGTGCTAAGAAAGTTGGACGTTGACAAAGATGGAAGGGTCTCTATAGATGATTACAGGTACGTACCCAACAACCTCTACTGATGCAcgttaatattttgttcatgtaTCTACTGAGTAAATTAGGACgagtacctatatttaaataagGCTCTTTAAGCTAAATGGTAATTATTGAATActtcaattttttattacaattaacaaATTGCGATTCATATGATTTTTACTTAACTAATTGGTTTGAATAGTTTtaccatttattatatttaatattgctGTCATATTATTTTGGTTGTACTTTCAGACAAGCTGTAGACCAAGAGCCCCTCCTTCTCGAAGCGTTTGGACAATGTCTACCTTCAAAAAGACACGCGATTGCCTTCCTCAAAACTTTAGTAAATAAGACGTAATTTAAGCCTAGaactaaaaaatgtattaagctcaatactataatatattattatgtaatagaaAACGGAAAATTGGAAAAAGATCTAGTTATCAGCCTAGCCTAGCCTAGCCAAcaatgttgaagtcggcttccagtctcaccggatgcagctggacaCCATTATTTTTTCATGGAGCGATAATCTAtagctactaatattataaagctgaagagtttgtttgtttgtttgtttgaacgcgctaatctcaggaactactggtccgatttgaaaaattctttcagtgttagatagaccatttatcgaggaatgctttaggctatataacatcacgctacggccattagaagcggagtagcaatgaaaaatgttacaaaaacggggaaaatgatgaagAGAGATCTTATGtaacacaagcgaagttgcgcgggtcagctagtaattaataaatacttagttaATCATATCTAGTAACGTAAAAATCTGCCTTGAATAAGTACAAATGGAGTGTGCAAAGCTTAATAATAGGaaagtcaattaaaatattaactaggATTCATTGAGACGGAAAAAATCAAGAACTAGATTTAATATGTATCTTAGTCAGgcttgtatattgtataatgtaTTAGTTTTTATATCGAATAGTTATAGTTAGTAATATAAACGATCTCAAATGTACAAATTATCTTAGGATATTAGCGATAGGCATAAGATAAGCTTTTgttgtaattgtaataattcgtagtcaattttgtttgtaagatCACGCAAACCCCATTACTATGATTTCATTATGAATTTACCATTTTAGAAATTgtgtaccaaaataaatatttaatcacgTTGTCTATTACATATATAGTTCgtacaaaactatttaaaaacctaattttaaGGCTATAATGTTTTTTTCCCAGGCatctgcaatatttttttcaatgcgACAAATCAATTTCGCAACTGCAACCTTCATAACTAAACGATCGAAAATAACATCACcatgtaaataaacattattttatttatgttacacaaattattttatatttattgttcagTCGTGAGGGTCCAATCCGGTGCCAATGAAGTCTGTCATCAGCTTGCCGGCAGCGGGAGGGAGCAGTTGGAAAATCTGAAAATGTAAAGAATAAAaccttaaataaatgtatttccaGGATGTCCCTCTAACAGAATATATAGAAAACTACATTGAATAGGGCAACCGAAGCTGAGCTCGATTAATGGATGCAACtcttgaaacaaataaataatcaagtttttttttctggtaggttttcttttttacttttagtttCTTAGTTAAAATGAGGGctgaaagatattttattcttttagcAAACCTTTATAAGtccataaaacaaaacatatattaaGACCTCTCCTCTTCCAATCTTCTGAACTACTTTTGCAGAATATAGGGGTGAAACACCAATTATCTAACATTTGAAGCTCGGCTTAGGCCCCTCATTCCTCtgtcatttaattttcaatgtCTCATAAATCTAAAcctaacttattattttttctatcaaaTCATAAAACCCACCTTATTAGTATAATACATATCGCTAGGGATAGTGATTTCGTGGTATTCTCTGCGGATGGCATCAACGATACGGTCGGCAGCGTCTCCAGGGTCGACCGTCTTCATGAGACCGGCGAAGCGGATCTTCGGGTTGTGGCACAGACCCGTGTTCACAATGTACGGGCAAATTGTTGTGAATTTGATCTGGAATTGTGAAGATTTTGggttattattcataataacatTCGATTTGAATTAGATTTTAACAATTGGGTCACTttatatctaatataaaatttttattgaaagtacTGGATCATTGATAGTTTGTAATCTGTCTTCTATGCATGTTGTGTTTGCCGATTAATATTGTACACATATATCCTATTTTTCCTGTGTATGTTTACCTATGTAAGAAAAGTGTAACAATTGTAGGcgaaccataaataaataaataaataaataaaaataaagatctGTATAGTTCTACGTGTTTCTTCCAAGGCTATCAAAAATATAGGTTAAGTTAAgtatgattttgaaaaaaaaaacttgttgaATTTGAAGAaaggaaacaaatattttctttagtaaaaataatccGTTCCTACAAACGCTAATcatgaagaaaaaataatgtaatcgaGATAAAAGCTGTCACGTAATATCTTATCATTCTATTTTGGACTTTGTAATTAACAAATTACGTTTTAATACTAACTTATAGAGtcgattaaaatgtaaataatgtaggCTGAAGAATTTCGACTGCCCCCGCAGCGCTGCgctggcgcagtggttaaggggCCGCtaccgggttcgattcccacccggaacaattatttgtaaaagtccccgcgacacaagagcaattcttagtgcgggagttgtctttttttcttcatttatatGAGTAAAATATACTTCGTAGGATATAAAACATAGACTAATAATTGCTTTTTTTAGTATTGCTTTGGTATAATTGAACGGAATTGACATCTTTGGTTACTTACTCCATTAGTATCTCTAGGGTCTTCGTGTAGTTCCACAGCAAGAGCTTCCATGATGCCTCGCACGGCGTACTTGGTGCCGCAGTAGGGGACCAGGTTGCGGAGACCCATCTTGCCAGCCATTGACGACATGGCGACGATGTGACCATAGTTGCGCTCCAACATGCTTGGGAGGAATGCTTGGATCATCTGAAGACATCAAGAAGATTGGTTAAAGAAAGAAGATTAGAAGAAAAGAAGGTACTACATTTTTGGGTAGAcattaaatgttaaattgttCATTTCCCACAGTCAGTACTATCAAGTAGTAAACGTTTCAcataaaaatgattgaaaaatatagttcttgCGAAACACGCTATAGGCGCAGATCAGAAATGTTGTATGTAGAATGTTTATTAGCGCCATTAGCAGAGAATtcttaaatattcttaaagaaGAAAAATCTAAGGCAAGAAGTTTTTTTTGCTTTGAAGATTAATTCGATTGTAGAAGTGCAATTCCCAACACTCGATATCGAGGGGTGAAcgtttgacgtttaaaaatactttgaaaaaagtTTTTGAGGAAAATACTACAGATGCTGACTAGACACTTTGTCTGTTCAACTGATCAGGGACCTAATGATGAATAATGGTGATGAATGAATTTTTTATTCGTCATTAACAAATCAGAATGtaagatttatgtatgtattcataACATACGTGTATACATGCTTTagttttgcttttttgtagGGGTTTTTTACATCATACGCAAGATTCTAATAATGATAGCGCGATCTTTATTcgaataaactattttttgttgCATGTTTTGCgctattttatgtaagtaagcaataaaataaagcagTTTGTTTGAATTTGAACGTGGCAATCTCTGGAACTACCAGTCGTatatttggaaaattattttgtagtctCAATCTTCCTATTAATCTTCTATTAATCcttagtagcgcgattctcttcagtcggtcctgtcgagtatcgaaattttgactaTTAAAATATGGTGCCAAAATACTTCCTTCGtagcccgttagaggcgctgatcagatttttatacaatatttctcgataggtaCCGGTTGTAGATAGTCgctagtggtagagaatcgtgttACTGTTGCGCTGTCACGACTAAACCCATGAAAACGAATTTAGACTCGAGAAAATGATGACCCGAGGCAAACGAGGTTTTTTGTTTACACGCGAGCGGAGTCGCGTGAGTGAATTAGTCTagataattttcatattatttgtattattttttaagcttttgtATACAACCACGGTCAACAGCTTCACATAAACTAGTCAAACTTGAAAGTTTGATACAATATTTACCACTGGTTGGAATGTATGattgataatgataaaaaatagaaaaacagatatttgattaattaattaagtagccAACCTTGATAATGTTAATAaagtgtgtatttttataatcataatatcGTTACTTGGCAGTTATTTATGGCTGATAGGGCAATGCGACTAAAGATACCTGAGAATCGTAAACTGTGGCCTTTGTACCTTAACATAATAGACCAAGAACTTTTATAGTCTTTGCTCACACCTCATGGGA is a genomic window containing:
- the LOC142982421 gene encoding calaxin — its product is MPNPAAMTDGKQISVAATAIALRGVRLFLTAGKAAADRPVAAPSQPATRNKRKQKQVVAGGKPPQKVFDMLLKTSKFNKPELEALYTMYRRLVTSAQAAAPASAIGHPPKIDGIDQSTFRDVMHNTFDLVTEEAILERMWMTWERGAAGGEGSLRFESWVRGLSVLLRGNVEERRLYCFKVYDLNNDGYITRDEMFSLLRNALLKQPGDEDPDEGVRDLVELVLRKLDVDKDGRVSIDDYRQAVDQEPLLLEAFGQCLPSKRHAIAFLKTLVNKT